A genomic window from Butyricicoccus intestinisimiae includes:
- a CDS encoding PDDEXK family nuclease, protein MVALDDKAKIIFDTYLQTNKSFELFAGKYGITDIYTDNNIKQLQQAIYLDLRLNSSRTSFDAVDRDGNFWELKSLNINSSRKEFSTSRHLTLEILERYTQCFWAFSVYNQTELEAIYVMPSHSLFPYFYKWDVELERGRYLNNPKIPLTYVQEHGIKVYDRITDIVLDPILALQNKERTS, encoded by the coding sequence TTGGTAGCACTGGACGATAAAGCAAAAATTATATTTGATACATATTTGCAGACAAACAAATCATTCGAACTGTTTGCTGGTAAGTACGGTATTACAGATATTTACACAGACAATAACATCAAGCAATTACAACAGGCCATTTATCTCGACTTACGATTAAATAGTAGTCGAACATCGTTTGATGCAGTAGATCGTGACGGAAACTTCTGGGAGTTAAAAAGTTTAAATATCAATAGTAGCAGAAAGGAATTTTCTACGTCTCGACATTTGACGTTAGAGATCCTAGAGCGATACACACAGTGTTTCTGGGCGTTCAGTGTATACAATCAAACTGAGCTGGAAGCAATATATGTAATGCCATCTCATAGCTTGTTTCCGTATTTTTACAAATGGGATGTAGAACTGGAACGTGGCAGATATTTGAATAATCCGAAAATCCCTCTTACATATGTTCAAGAACATGGCATTAAAGTCTATGATCGTATTACAGATATAGTACTCGATCCTATTCTTGCGTTGCAGAACAAGGAGCGAACAAGTTGA
- a CDS encoding phage N-6-adenine-methyltransferase: MNTDVMFSSKTDLWATPQDFFDNLNQEFDFNLDVCALPENAKCKNYYTPEVDGLSQQWEGHVWCNPPYGREIAKWVQKGFESVQAGTASICVMLLPARTDTKWFHSYVYNKAEIRFVKGRLKFGKSKNSAPFPSMVVVFK; the protein is encoded by the coding sequence ATGAATACTGATGTAATGTTTTCAAGTAAAACAGATCTGTGGGCAACACCACAAGATTTTTTTGATAATCTCAATCAAGAGTTTGATTTCAATCTTGATGTGTGCGCACTGCCAGAAAATGCAAAGTGCAAGAATTATTATACACCAGAAGTTGACGGACTCTCTCAGCAGTGGGAGGGGCATGTCTGGTGTAATCCACCATACGGTAGAGAAATCGCTAAGTGGGTACAAAAAGGTTTTGAGTCCGTACAAGCTGGAACAGCTTCGATATGTGTAATGCTGCTGCCAGCAAGAACGGATACAAAATGGTTCCACAGTTATGTGTATAACAAAGCGGAAATTCGTTTTGTAAAAGGACGATTGAAGTTTGGCAAGAGTAAAAACTCAGCACCATTTCCATCAATGGTTGTTGTGTTTAAGTAG
- the nrdD gene encoding anaerobic ribonucleoside-triphosphate reductase: MKKNGELESFQQEKIVNACKKAASRALDSISEQEYNLICENVIKRIITEYGSFDDSIHVPVSHMHEVVENVLSELHPKAGNAYRQYRNYKIDFVHMLDDVYKKSQSLQYVGDVSNANTDSTMVSTQRSLVYGQLNKNMYRKFFLNAEERQAVDDGYIYIHDLKDRLDTINCCLFDMSNVLSGGFEMGNQWYTEPKTLDVAFDVISDVAMSAASQQYGGFTIPRVDAILAPYAEKSYDKYRAEYIQAVQDFNVEANTLELKAHDYAMQKVRRDMEQGFQSWEYRFNTVGSSRGDYPFVAISFGIDSSIFGQLATEVALEVRKEGQGKEGHKRPVLFPKLTFLYDENLHGQGKELEYLFNKALECSSKTMYPDFLSLTGEGYIPSMYKKYGKVVSLMGCRASLSPWYERGGMHPADEHDTPVFEGRFNLGVISLHLPMILAKAREEHKDFYEVLTYYLEMIRSLHQKTFEYLANKKASTNPLGYTQGGFYHGTLHPDEKLGEFLRPMTMSYGITALQELQELYNGKSLVEDGQFALDVMKYINEYIDRIKEEDHILYACYGSPAESLCGLQIQQFRKKYGVIKNVSSREYVSNSFHCGVWEDITPIQKQDLEGRFWNYFNGGKIQYCRYPVDYNRTAQKTLIRRAMRKGFYEGCNLSLSYCDDCGHQQLEMDVCPCCGSRNITQIDRMNGYIGYTKRHGKSRYNQAKVVEISERKSM, from the coding sequence ATCAAGAAGAATGGAGAGTTAGAATCTTTTCAGCAAGAGAAGATTGTTAATGCTTGTAAAAAAGCAGCTTCACGAGCTTTAGATTCTATATCGGAACAAGAGTATAACCTAATTTGCGAAAACGTCATAAAAAGAATTATTACAGAATATGGTTCTTTTGATGATTCTATCCATGTCCCCGTTTCACATATGCACGAAGTTGTAGAAAATGTATTATCCGAACTGCATCCTAAAGCCGGAAACGCATATCGTCAGTATAGAAATTACAAGATTGATTTTGTACATATGCTGGATGATGTCTATAAAAAGAGTCAGTCGTTGCAGTATGTTGGAGATGTAAGCAATGCCAATACAGACTCTACAATGGTTTCTACCCAGAGAAGCCTTGTGTATGGCCAACTAAATAAAAACATGTATCGTAAGTTCTTCCTGAATGCAGAAGAAAGACAAGCAGTTGATGACGGGTATATTTACATTCATGATTTAAAAGACCGACTTGACACGATCAATTGTTGTTTATTTGATATGAGCAATGTATTATCCGGTGGTTTTGAAATGGGAAACCAGTGGTATACAGAACCCAAAACATTGGATGTGGCTTTTGATGTGATCTCTGACGTAGCAATGTCAGCAGCATCACAACAGTATGGTGGCTTTACGATTCCGCGAGTAGACGCAATTTTAGCTCCATATGCAGAAAAAAGTTATGATAAATATAGAGCAGAATACATCCAAGCTGTACAAGATTTTAACGTAGAAGCAAACACTTTAGAATTAAAAGCACATGATTATGCGATGCAAAAAGTTCGCAGAGATATGGAGCAAGGTTTCCAATCTTGGGAGTACCGTTTTAATACGGTTGGCAGCTCACGTGGAGATTATCCATTTGTTGCTATTAGCTTTGGCATTGACAGCAGTATTTTTGGACAGCTTGCCACAGAGGTCGCGTTAGAAGTTCGCAAAGAAGGACAGGGTAAAGAGGGACATAAAAGACCAGTTTTATTCCCGAAGTTGACTTTCCTTTACGATGAGAACCTGCATGGACAGGGTAAAGAGCTTGAATATCTGTTTAATAAAGCGTTGGAATGCAGCAGCAAAACCATGTATCCAGACTTCTTATCTCTGACAGGAGAAGGATATATTCCTTCTATGTACAAGAAGTACGGCAAAGTGGTATCTCTCATGGGGTGCAGAGCGTCATTATCTCCATGGTATGAGCGCGGCGGAATGCATCCAGCAGATGAACATGACACACCGGTATTTGAAGGACGTTTTAACCTCGGTGTTATCAGCTTGCACCTACCTATGATTCTGGCAAAAGCAAGAGAAGAACACAAAGATTTTTATGAGGTTTTGACTTATTATCTTGAGATGATTCGCAGTCTGCATCAGAAAACTTTTGAGTATCTCGCAAACAAAAAGGCATCTACCAATCCGCTGGGATATACACAGGGCGGTTTTTATCACGGCACATTGCATCCTGACGAGAAACTTGGAGAATTTTTGCGACCGATGACCATGAGCTACGGCATCACCGCTCTCCAAGAACTGCAAGAACTTTATAACGGAAAGTCTCTTGTAGAAGACGGTCAGTTTGCTTTAGATGTCATGAAGTATATCAATGAATATATTGACAGAATCAAAGAAGAAGATCATATCCTCTATGCTTGCTACGGTTCTCCTGCCGAAAGTCTGTGCGGATTACAAATTCAGCAGTTCCGCAAGAAGTATGGCGTAATCAAAAACGTATCCAGCAGAGAGTACGTTTCCAATTCCTTTCATTGCGGTGTCTGGGAAGATATTACTCCTATTCAAAAGCAAGATTTAGAGGGAAGATTCTGGAATTATTTTAATGGCGGCAAGATTCAGTATTGCCGGTACCCAGTTGATTATAATAGAACAGCTCAAAAAACTTTGATTCGTAGAGCAATGCGAAAAGGTTTTTATGAAGGCTGTAATCTTTCTCTGTCATACTGTGATGACTGCGGCCACCAGCAGCTTGAAATGGATGTTTGTCCCTGCTGCGGTAGTCGTAACATTACACAGATTGACCGTATGAACGGATATATTGGATACACAAAGAGACATGGTAAATCCAGATACAATCAAGCAAAGGTTGTTGAAATCTCGGAACGAAAGAGTATGTGA
- a CDS encoding Panacea domain-containing protein — protein sequence MYFIQAKFLVEKNTPCFSEKIEAWTFGPVVPEAYHEYKQYGSGDIPTIESYIMFDENDIWNSKRIEFEDTIIADEDKVLIDKVIDKFADYSATDLVSLTHRQSPWIDAYAPYQYNEIPINAIREYFDS from the coding sequence TTGTATTTTATACAGGCTAAATTTTTGGTTGAAAAGAATACTCCATGTTTTTCTGAAAAGATTGAAGCTTGGACTTTCGGGCCTGTTGTGCCAGAAGCATACCATGAGTATAAGCAGTATGGAAGTGGAGATATACCTACAATAGAATCATATATTATGTTCGATGAAAATGATATATGGAACTCTAAACGGATTGAATTTGAGGATACAATCATTGCAGATGAGGATAAAGTTCTTATTGATAAAGTTATTGACAAGTTTGCAGATTACTCGGCAACAGATCTTGTATCGTTGACTCATAGACAATCGCCATGGATTGATGCATATGCTCCATACCAATACAACGAAATTCCAATCAATGCAATAAGAGAGTATTTCGATAGTTAA
- the nrdG gene encoding anaerobic ribonucleoside-triphosphate reductase activating protein has protein sequence MANTQQDNIRVPFGYAVNYHMVRTDDMLNGDGLRVVLFLSGCEHQCNGCHNPETWDIKSGRPLTISVLKKIYQELDKDYISGITLSGGDPFHPANRAFVLYLLKDIRKKFPTKTIWIYTGYKYDFLVDDSWCQAILSYADVLVDGRFISNLASVNYPWAGSTNQRVIDVKKSLSQETVILYS, from the coding sequence TTGGCAAATACACAACAAGATAATATTCGTGTACCGTTCGGATATGCTGTGAATTATCATATGGTCCGCACTGACGATATGTTGAACGGAGACGGGCTGAGAGTAGTTCTGTTTTTATCTGGGTGTGAGCATCAATGCAATGGCTGCCATAATCCTGAAACGTGGGATATTAAATCAGGAAGGCCATTGACGATCAGTGTACTTAAAAAGATTTACCAAGAACTCGACAAAGATTATATTTCTGGTATCACTCTTAGTGGTGGTGATCCTTTTCATCCAGCAAACAGAGCGTTTGTTTTGTATCTTTTAAAAGATATTCGCAAGAAATTCCCGACCAAAACCATCTGGATCTACACCGGATATAAGTACGATTTTTTAGTTGATGATAGTTGGTGTCAGGCGATATTATCCTACGCAGACGTTTTGGTTGACGGACGATTTATTTCCAATCTTGCAAGCGTAAATTATCCGTGGGCAGGATCAACAAATCAGAGAGTGATAGACGTAAAGAAAAGTCTGTCGCAAGAAACTGTAATCCTTTATAGTTGA
- the ligA gene encoding NAD-dependent DNA ligase LigA produces MDYNIYSLKTLTDKLAEYRQAYYNDNKSLISDKEYDELFDLVKDLEEKLHVSFSNSPTKQVGYKAVSSLKKVKHDHPMLSLDKTKSIDELVHFVNKAPSILMAKMDGLTISLTYEKGRLSKAETRGDGEIGEDVLHNAEVFDNIPLSIPHDGNYVIDGEAIITEDTFDAINLKESTAYKNARNLASGSVRQLDSKIAANRHIRFIAWKVVEGSKLEWFSSRLDEAKEYGFEIVETRDIASVPVSSWDSHSLQFYIDEITAACANKAYGIDGIVASYDNVLYSESLGSTQHHVNYQIAFKFYDENHDTVLRDIEWNTSRTGQINPVAIFDPVQIDGTTISRATLCNVDIIKTLQLGIGDIISVRKANMIIPQIVRNKTRSNTYQIPARCPACGGKATVQDIFLECLNPSCPAKQQNIIRHYASKQGMDIAGLSTERIDALYSHGYLKCVKDLYCLKDMTDKIVPILGPNLTDTILDNIEQSKTCSLDKFLVALGIPSVGKATAKTMAAHIWEQHTSNDPLLACELIQDWEVLSDIGTLTSRKINKYFEDNKDDVQDLLDMLHIIQPDKANVNFSLNKKSFCITGSVNKFKNRAELSEWIERCGGIVVSGVSNNTDYLVNNDAESTSSKNKKAKKLNVPIISENELIQMTKDI; encoded by the coding sequence ATGGATTACAATATTTATTCACTCAAAACCTTAACTGATAAGCTTGCCGAGTATCGGCAAGCTTATTACAATGATAATAAAAGCCTGATTAGTGATAAAGAATATGATGAGTTATTCGATCTAGTGAAAGATCTGGAAGAAAAACTTCATGTTTCTTTTTCTAATTCTCCGACAAAACAAGTCGGATACAAAGCTGTTTCCAGTCTTAAAAAAGTTAAGCACGACCATCCGATGCTTAGTCTTGACAAAACAAAAAGTATTGATGAATTAGTGCATTTCGTAAACAAAGCTCCTTCGATTCTGATGGCAAAGATGGATGGTTTGACAATTTCTTTGACGTATGAGAAGGGCAGATTAAGTAAAGCGGAAACTCGCGGAGACGGAGAGATCGGAGAGGACGTTCTTCACAATGCAGAAGTCTTTGACAACATTCCTCTTTCGATTCCTCATGATGGCAACTATGTTATTGATGGAGAAGCTATTATTACCGAAGATACTTTTGATGCTATCAATCTAAAAGAATCTACTGCTTATAAAAATGCACGGAATCTGGCATCTGGTTCTGTCCGCCAATTAGATAGCAAGATAGCTGCCAACCGGCACATCAGGTTCATTGCTTGGAAAGTAGTAGAGGGGAGCAAACTAGAATGGTTTTCTTCTCGACTTGATGAAGCGAAAGAATATGGCTTTGAAATTGTAGAAACAAGAGATATTGCCAGTGTGCCAGTCAGTTCTTGGGATTCGCATTCGTTGCAATTCTATATAGACGAGATTACCGCAGCGTGTGCAAACAAAGCATACGGTATTGATGGCATTGTTGCATCTTATGATAACGTTTTATATTCTGAATCGTTAGGATCAACACAGCACCACGTTAATTATCAAATCGCTTTTAAATTCTACGATGAAAACCATGATACTGTTTTACGAGACATTGAATGGAACACAAGTAGAACCGGACAAATCAATCCGGTAGCTATTTTTGATCCGGTACAAATAGATGGAACAACTATATCAAGAGCAACACTGTGTAATGTTGATATAATTAAGACATTACAGTTAGGTATTGGAGATATTATTTCTGTTCGCAAAGCGAATATGATTATTCCACAGATCGTGCGCAACAAAACACGCAGTAACACGTATCAGATACCAGCGCGTTGTCCTGCCTGTGGAGGAAAGGCTACTGTTCAAGACATTTTTTTAGAATGTTTAAATCCGTCCTGTCCGGCAAAACAACAGAATATCATCAGGCATTACGCTTCCAAGCAGGGAATGGATATAGCGGGTTTATCAACAGAACGAATTGACGCGCTATATTCACATGGATATTTAAAATGTGTCAAAGACCTGTATTGTCTAAAAGATATGACAGATAAAATTGTTCCGATCTTAGGACCGAACCTAACTGACACAATTTTGGATAACATCGAACAGAGTAAGACTTGTTCACTCGACAAATTTCTGGTCGCTCTTGGAATACCAAGTGTGGGTAAAGCTACGGCAAAAACGATGGCAGCGCATATTTGGGAACAACATACTTCAAATGATCCTTTATTAGCATGTGAGCTTATTCAAGATTGGGAAGTCTTATCCGATATTGGTACACTTACATCTCGCAAAATCAACAAGTATTTTGAAGATAACAAAGATGATGTCCAAGATTTGTTGGATATGCTGCACATCATTCAACCAGATAAAGCTAATGTAAATTTTTCATTGAATAAAAAATCCTTCTGCATTACCGGTTCCGTGAATAAGTTTAAAAACCGTGCAGAATTATCTGAGTGGATCGAACGCTGCGGTGGTATTGTCGTATCAGGTGTTTCAAATAACACAGATTATCTAGTCAATAATGATGCAGAATCCACAAGTAGTAAAAATAAAAAAGCAAAGAAGTTGAATGTTCCAATTATCAGTGAAAACGAATTGATACAGATGACAAAGGATATATAA
- the thyX gene encoding FAD-dependent thymidylate synthase produces MQVKLIAYTQGVKGQMPLDIVERCASVCYNSTPTTTHKIAKGCAKSGHMSVYEHVSFTFMIEDVSRALLAQLTRHRHAAYSVQSQRYCDMSNCRFVIPDSIENLKYADPYFLACLDEIRDTYVQLTEDFNVPKEDARAILPNATPTTLAFTVNARALVAISGQRLCNRAQKEIRELFQSIKKEVAVVCPEIAALMLPKCEQHEVPFCEESNCCGKHKRLTELVK; encoded by the coding sequence ATGCAAGTTAAACTAATTGCTTATACGCAAGGTGTCAAGGGGCAAATGCCTCTTGACATCGTGGAAAGATGTGCAAGCGTTTGTTATAACTCCACACCTACAACTACACACAAGATTGCAAAAGGCTGCGCAAAATCCGGGCACATGAGTGTATACGAGCACGTGTCTTTTACATTCATGATTGAAGATGTTTCGCGCGCTTTACTTGCACAGCTTACAAGGCATAGACATGCAGCGTATAGTGTGCAGTCGCAAAGATATTGTGATATGTCTAATTGCAGGTTTGTGATTCCCGACAGCATAGAGAACTTGAAATATGCAGACCCGTATTTTTTAGCATGTTTGGACGAGATAAGAGATACCTATGTGCAACTTACAGAGGACTTTAATGTCCCGAAAGAAGATGCAAGAGCGATATTGCCAAATGCCACACCAACCACTCTTGCATTTACTGTTAACGCTCGTGCGCTTGTGGCAATTTCCGGCCAACGCCTTTGCAATAGAGCACAAAAAGAAATTAGAGAATTATTTCAAAGCATTAAAAAAGAAGTAGCAGTTGTTTGTCCTGAGATTGCTGCTCTTATGTTACCCAAATGTGAACAACACGAGGTTCCGTTTTGTGAAGAATCAAATTGCTGTGGCAAACACAAAAGGTTAACAGAACTCGTAAAGTGA
- a CDS encoding SPFH domain-containing protein: MKKLIIPLCVFVALIGGIYGIKHFVRVDTGKVGVVYSMSGGVQDKVLEQGYHFVSPFEHVKEFTVGNEQLIMSKDSRDGSKDDESFKVATSDNASLAISFQMSYRFKPETVTDTYKKFKGMDGEDIVDQRVKAVLKSKISEVTTNYSMMDIYSGDRSKINEEITKYLNDKFGTEYGIEVMDASIIDVHPSKSLQKSIDARVQAQQQTQQAQAEQEKIKVENATKLLEAQNAAEIEKTKAEAEASANRTVAASITDGLIRMKEAEAREKHGWITVQGADTVVTNGDSN; this comes from the coding sequence TTGAAGAAGTTAATTATTCCACTGTGTGTTTTTGTCGCGTTAATCGGCGGTATTTATGGCATCAAGCATTTTGTTCGAGTTGATACAGGCAAAGTCGGCGTTGTGTATTCTATGTCAGGTGGTGTACAGGATAAGGTATTAGAACAAGGATACCATTTTGTATCTCCGTTCGAACATGTAAAAGAGTTTACTGTCGGCAATGAACAGCTCATCATGAGTAAAGATTCTCGTGATGGCAGCAAAGACGACGAATCTTTTAAAGTTGCCACTTCTGATAATGCAAGCCTGGCAATCTCATTCCAAATGTCTTATCGTTTCAAACCTGAGACTGTGACGGACACTTACAAGAAGTTCAAAGGTATGGATGGAGAAGACATCGTAGATCAGAGAGTAAAGGCTGTATTAAAGTCTAAAATCTCTGAGGTTACAACAAACTATAGCATGATGGACATCTACTCCGGAGATCGTTCTAAAATCAATGAAGAAATTACAAAGTATCTGAACGACAAGTTTGGTACCGAGTACGGCATTGAAGTGATGGACGCTTCCATTATTGATGTTCATCCGTCTAAGTCTCTGCAAAAGTCTATTGACGCACGTGTACAGGCACAGCAGCAAACCCAGCAAGCACAAGCTGAACAGGAAAAGATCAAAGTAGAAAATGCAACAAAGTTGCTGGAAGCACAGAACGCCGCAGAGATCGAAAAGACCAAGGCCGAAGCAGAAGCATCTGCAAACAGAACAGTCGCAGCGTCAATCACTGATGGTTTGATTCGTATGAAAGAAGCAGAAGCAAGAGAAAAGCATGGTTGGATTACAGTACAGGGAGCGGATACTGTAGTCACGAACGGAGATAGTAATTGA
- a CDS encoding dUTP diphosphatase, translated as MENQFDIKIKYHTDAPHVKENAQGDMYDICAAETVSLKKGSFCLIDLGISIKMPEGCTCWIVPRSSTYKRYKIIQTNSVGVIDGSYSGNNDIIKFPARADEDTVIHKGDYICQMCVTKRPPRLTFTEVDSLDDVNRGGFGSTGR; from the coding sequence TTGGAAAACCAGTTTGATATAAAAATCAAGTATCATACGGATGCTCCGCATGTAAAAGAAAATGCTCAGGGAGATATGTATGATATTTGCGCAGCAGAAACGGTATCGCTCAAGAAAGGTTCATTCTGTTTGATTGATCTTGGTATTTCGATCAAGATGCCGGAGGGTTGTACGTGCTGGATTGTTCCCCGCAGCTCTACTTATAAGAGATACAAAATCATTCAAACAAATTCTGTTGGAGTTATTGACGGTTCTTACTCCGGAAATAATGACATCATTAAGTTTCCAGCACGAGCTGATGAAGATACAGTGATTCACAAAGGTGATTACATCTGTCAGATGTGTGTGACGAAGCGTCCGCCGAGATTGACTTTTACAGAAGTCGATTCTCTTGATGATGTGAATCGCGGAGGGTTTGGTAGCACTGGACGATAA
- a CDS encoding AAA family ATPase produces the protein MSASNFNFSQLGYIVLLVGESGSGKTTVANFFENNCGMKQVKSYTTRPKRFPKENNHTFVSENEFSKLRNLIAYTTFDGYEYCATAQQVDDSDLYVIDPAGVNYFYSKYTGDKIPFVVYLSVPEEVRTERMLKRGDSMDSVQRRIQNDDESFKSAHKIAHLVVDGTKPVSDIVKIIWAGVQNDMSKDIGD, from the coding sequence TTGTCAGCGAGTAATTTTAATTTCAGCCAGTTAGGTTATATTGTTTTGCTGGTAGGCGAATCTGGCAGTGGCAAAACAACTGTTGCAAATTTCTTTGAAAACAATTGCGGCATGAAGCAAGTAAAGTCATACACAACCAGACCAAAGCGTTTCCCAAAAGAGAACAATCATACATTTGTTAGCGAAAATGAATTTTCAAAATTGAGAAACCTGATCGCATATACAACGTTCGATGGCTACGAATATTGCGCTACGGCGCAGCAAGTTGATGATAGCGATCTCTATGTAATTGATCCGGCTGGTGTAAATTATTTTTACAGCAAATACACCGGAGACAAAATTCCGTTTGTTGTTTATCTGTCGGTGCCAGAAGAAGTTCGCACGGAGCGCATGTTGAAGCGCGGAGACTCTATGGATTCTGTGCAGCGGCGCATCCAAAACGATGACGAGAGTTTTAAATCTGCACACAAGATCGCACATCTAGTAGTCGATGGAACAAAGCCGGTATCAGACATTGTAAAAATAATTTGGGCTGGGGTTCAAAACGATATGTCTAAAGACATAGGTGATTAA
- a CDS encoding DUF6440 family protein: protein MMKKTTIKKLVISSVVGGLLLACLCGCGAVEYNDLNSDTNLLTGSKKRFSLIEDWTTTDIVYDKETGVEYIRSLVDGGWVYTVLLNADGTPVVYEGAE, encoded by the coding sequence ATGATGAAAAAGACAACTATTAAAAAGCTAGTGATTTCTTCTGTGGTAGGTGGTTTATTACTTGCCTGTCTGTGCGGATGTGGCGCAGTAGAATATAACGATTTAAACTCAGACACGAATTTGTTAACTGGCTCAAAAAAACGATTTTCGCTAATTGAGGACTGGACTACTACCGATATTGTATATGACAAAGAGACTGGTGTGGAATATATCAGATCGTTAGTAGATGGCGGTTGGGTATATACTGTTTTATTAAATGCAGACGGTACACCGGTAGTTTATGAGGGAGCTGAATAA
- a CDS encoding DUF7666 domain-containing protein produces the protein MKGYKGFHKGLICRDKQYTENAVFEEPEANICKRGMHFCKNPFDVLGYYDFVCGNGELNEFAEVEALDEVKTNDDRKFCTKKLRIGTKLSLAEFIQVCAETAKDLNNSKDCAEISSSEDSIQVGVMGCKSKVAITGFDSKVASTGNHSEVTFMGRYSTVASTGNYFKTASTGESCIICCTGINSRAKAKKGSWITLAEWEWSKEKKDYIPVCVKTEYVDDERILADVFYTIKDGEFQEVV, from the coding sequence ATGAAAGGTTACAAAGGGTTCCACAAAGGTTTAATTTGCCGTGACAAGCAGTACACAGAGAATGCCGTGTTCGAGGAACCAGAAGCGAACATCTGCAAGAGAGGAATGCACTTCTGTAAGAATCCGTTTGATGTGCTAGGTTATTATGACTTTGTATGCGGCAATGGAGAACTCAACGAATTCGCAGAAGTGGAAGCATTGGATGAAGTAAAAACCAATGATGACCGGAAGTTTTGCACCAAGAAGCTGAGAATTGGTACAAAATTATCGCTTGCTGAGTTTATTCAAGTGTGTGCTGAAACAGCAAAAGATTTGAATAACTCAAAAGATTGCGCTGAGATCAGTAGTTCAGAGGATAGCATTCAGGTTGGTGTTATGGGATGTAAGTCCAAGGTTGCTATCACAGGATTTGATTCCAAAGTGGCTTCCACGGGAAATCACTCCGAGGTTACGTTCATGGGAAGATACTCCACGGTAGCCTCCACGGGAAATTACTTTAAGACAGCCTCCACGGGAGAATCTTGTATAATTTGTTGTACAGGAATAAACTCTCGTGCAAAAGCCAAAAAAGGCAGTTGGATTACGTTAGCCGAATGGGAATGGAGCAAAGAAAAAAAAGATTATATTCCTGTTTGCGTAAAAACAGAATACGTTGACGATGAACGTATTCTGGCAGATGTGTTCTATACGATTAAAGATGGAGAGTTTCAGGAGGTGGTTTAG
- a CDS encoding helix-turn-helix domain-containing protein: protein MNSERYWKAARRSIDYKEYLKQHDVTKGMTVSEAQGLRLMFYRTASLMSREQLCRNVGISPGTLRSWEYGKTSIRCSILPDLCKEIGVEPNDIITPQFDAAPKMRALVRTCDEVKQNDMALTALTNWLVELRKEHNMSRDKLAKRTGICPYDISHYEQDGYTVKPETLLRLYIVLDVRYDYIKEEWVV, encoded by the coding sequence ATGAACTCAGAAAGATATTGGAAGGCTGCAAGAAGATCCATCGACTACAAAGAATATCTTAAACAACATGACGTGACAAAGGGAATGACAGTAAGTGAAGCACAAGGGTTGCGGTTGATGTTTTACCGGACAGCGTCACTTATGTCTCGTGAACAACTGTGTCGCAATGTAGGTATTTCACCGGGTACTTTACGGAGTTGGGAATACGGTAAGACAAGCATTAGATGTTCTATCTTGCCAGACCTATGTAAAGAAATCGGTGTAGAGCCGAATGATATTATCACACCACAATTTGACGCTGCGCCAAAAATGAGAGCATTAGTTCGAACATGCGATGAGGTAAAGCAAAATGATATGGCTTTGACTGCGTTAACTAATTGGCTTGTCGAGTTAAGAAAAGAACATAATATGAGCCGTGATAAATTAGCAAAGCGTACGGGAATATGCCCTTACGATATTTCGCATTACGAACAGGATGGATACACAGTGAAACCAGAAACCTTGCTGAGATTATATATCGTACTAGATGTCCGTTATGATTATATCAAAGAAGAGTGGGTAGTATGA